The proteins below come from a single Drosophila miranda strain MSH22 chromosome Y unlocalized genomic scaffold, D.miranda_PacBio2.1 Contig_Y1_pilon, whole genome shotgun sequence genomic window:
- the LOC117190937 gene encoding uncharacterized protein LOC117190937: MKRLRDGRQARPLGANGDTTGHPSGDQLPEVPASADEPTTNRARGWIVDPNGPSASRQAQLRRVGEATLRQPDRMPWGQRAADIQGWIDRQTQDPGTDAEEEVEPDGRFATAGVRSAPNRDVAAMNRRCSGVMGLSTTTTRQRTPTSTRQYATLKAWRPRCRTKGTDTHWLAGTNGTRPFGPSGTWPVKVGQPPLQQHTARTNPEDGAGPHYSDVSHASDAGERVGPQRDDGGSDSRSLMSLGFAPQANQQWAPANPSGSDDVPPPLVAAHAGLPPQRPDEGVVDFDSEESLPLEYGEMADPNGGATRQVDSCLGTSYPTSPYSYAIAPTDWESGDWRSMTALASA; the protein is encoded by the coding sequence ATGAAGCGTCTAAGAGACGGAAGGCAAGCTCGGCCCCTAGGGGCAAATGGTGATACAACGGGACACCCTAGCGGAGACCAGCTGCCTGAAGTCCCGGCATCTGCCGACGAACCAACAACAAACCGGGCTCGTGGCTGGATCGTCGACCccaatgggccatccgcctccCGTCAAGCCCAGCTGAGGCGGGTCGGAGAGGCGACACTTCGACAACCGGACAGGATGCCATGGGGCCAGCGCGCGGCAGACATCCAAGGGTGGATCGACCGACAAACCCAGGACCCGGGGACCGACGCcgaagaggaagtagagccCGATGGCCGCTTCGCAACTGCAGGTGTCCGCTCGGCGCCTAATCGCGACGTCGCCGCCATGAATCGCCGTTGTTCGGGAGTTATGGGGCtatcgacgacgacaacgcgaCAACGGACACCGACGAGCACGAGACAATACGCGACGCTCAAAGCCTGGCGTCCACGCTGCAGGACGAAGGGAACAGACACCCACTGGCTCGCGGGAACGAATGGGACTCGCCCCTTTGGGCCGAGTGGAACCTGGCCGGTCAAGGTCGGGCAGCCACCCCTCCAGCAGCACACCGCGAGGACGAATCCGGAGGACGGTGCTGGACCACATTACTCCGACGTGTCCCACGCAAGCGATGCAGGGGAAAGAGTAGGACCCCAACGCGACGACGGAGGGTCCGATTCCAGGTCCCTCATGAGCCTGGGCTTCGCGCCCCAGGCGAACCAGCAGTGGGCACCAGCCAACCCGTCGGGGTCAGATGACGTCCCGCCTCCCCTCGTAGCCGCCCACGCCGGACTACCCCCACAACGTCCCGATGAGGGAGTCGTTGACTTCGACTCCGAAGAGAGCCTCCCGCTGGAGTATGGCGAGATGGCCGACCCGAATGGCGGGGCAACGCGCCAGGTCGACAGTTGCCTCGGGACCTCATATCCAACATCACCGTATTCTTACGCGATCGCGCCTACCGACTGGGAGTCCGGCGACTGGAGGTCCATGACGGCACTTGCTTCCGCATAA